The Sorangiineae bacterium MSr11954 DNA segment GACCCTTGGGGATCGAAACGAGCTGGCGCGCGCACCGAAAATGGTCGGCGTGCCCATGGCGCGTCAGCCGGAACGCAATCGCGCCGAGATCGAACGACGCGCCCGGCGGCGGCAGATCCTCCGCCGGGAACGAATTGCCCCATAGGTTCAAGGCGCCTTGGGCGAGCTCGCGCTCGGAGGTGATACCCCGGTCGTCGAGCCACGCGCCGACCTCCACGGGAACGCATCGAGAATTCGTCATGGCGCCGTCCCGAGCTCGGGTGTCCGGCCGTCGGGGGTCCGATCCTGGCGCGCCCCGAGCTCGGCGGCGAGCTGGCGGATGGCCGCCGTGAGCACCTCGATGCCGCTGCGGTATTCGCCCACGGCGATGTGCTCGTCGTCGCTATGGTCCAAGGTGCTGTCGCCCGGCCCATAGGTGGCCATCGGGATCCGCCAATGCGGCGCCACGGTGTTCATATCGGAGGTCGCCGTCTTCAATTTGTGCTGCGGTCGCCCGCCGTGCGCGCGGATCGCGGCCGTCAACGCCCTCACCACCGGATCGTGGCGGTCCACCTGCACGGCCGGGATCCGATGCCGCACGCGCAGCGCCGCGCCCTGCGCGAGCATGCGCAGCTCGTCCACCAAGGCCGCGGTGTCGCACCCCGGCCCGATGCGGCAGTCGATGGCGAGGGTGGCGTCCGTCGCATCGCCCTCGAAGCGCGACAACGTCATGGTCGTCTCGCGAAACGCAGGTGTCTCGCGGGCCTCGAACCGCGCGCGCACGGCGGCCCAGAACCCCGCCGCCGCCTCGGCCGCCTTTTCGCGCGGGTTGGTCGGGTGCGTGGCCGGCTTGTGCACCTCGTATTCGAGGGCGACTTGCCCCTTGTAGCCCAGGACGACGGTCGAGGCGCCGCTGGGCTCCCCCACGATCACGGCGTCCGGCGCGGGCATGGTGCGCACCAGATGATTGGCGCCGCGCGACTCGGCGGTCTCCTCCTCGACCACCCCCGCCACCACGAGCGTCCCCGGGAAGTCGCGCAGCCGCAGGGCCGCGCTCACCATGGCGCCGAGAGGACCTTTGGCGTCCACCGCCCCCCGCCCGAACACGAGCCCATGGGAGATGCGCGCCGGCAGCGGCCTTCCGGAGGTATCGAGATGACTCATCAAGACGATCGTCGGCCCCACGCCGGTCCCCACGGTCGCCAAAAAATTACCGACTTCGTCCTGCCGCGCCGATACACCGTTTGCGCGCGCATAGCGCGTGAGGTACGCGCTCAACTCCGCCTCGCCGCCAGATGGCGACGCGATCTCCAACATGCACCGCAGGAGCTCCACCTCGGATGCGTGCTCCATCACGCGACCTCCTCGCTGCGCGACAAAAAGACGCGGGTACCTTCCCCCGTGAGCGCCTTCAGGACCGGCGTCGCCACGCGGCCATCGGCGATGGTCACCTCCGGCACCTCGCCGAGAAGCGCCGCGCGCGCCGCGACGAGCTTGAGCCCCATGCCGCCCGATACCCTCGGCGCGCCATCCGACGCCGGCTCCGCCTCTGCGCCCAGGGTCAGCCGCGCCATCCTGGTGCTCTCGTCCTCGACGTCCTCGAGAACACCGGGCGAGGCGGTGAGCATCACCAAGTGCGCCGCGCCGAGCGCGGTCGCGATGGCCGCGGCCACGCGATCGGCGTCCACGTTCACGGGGCGGTGATCTTCGGCCACCGCGGGCGGCGAGATCACCGGGACCAGCCCCGCGGCCAGCAGCATGTGCAGCAGCGACGCATTGACCCGGGTGATCCGCCCGCTGTGATCGTCGCGCACGATCACGGTGCGGCCGTCGACCACGGCGCGGTGGGCGCGCTTGCGGGTGGCGGCGAGCAGCCCTGCGTCCAAACCGGTGAGCCCCACGGCCGCCACCCCGCGCGCCGCGAGCGCGGTGACGAAGCGCGGCTTGGCGCGCCCGGCGAGCGCGAGCACCATCACGTCCAAGGTGGCGTCGTCCGTGTATCGGCTGCTGACGCCGTCCGGAGCGACCATGCGCCGCTGCTCCACCCCCAGGCGGCTCGCCAGCTCGTCGATGTCATCGGCGCCGCCGTGCACGAGCACGACCGAGCGCTGCGCGCGCCGGAGCGCGGCGATGTCGTCGGCCACCGCCTCGTGGCTCACCCCACCCGTTCCGCATTTGACGACGATGAGATTGCGATTATCAATCATGGATATCCCACTCGAGCTCGGCCCAATCACGCCAAATCTTGCCCATCACGCCAATCATGCCATTACGGATGAAGCCCCTGGAATTCGAGCCCCAGCCGCTCGGACCATCCCATTCGAACGTTGAGGCATTGAATGCCATTTCCGGCGCCGCCCTTCATGAGGTTGTCGAGGGCAGCGATCAACGTCAATCGATGGCCTTCCGGATCCAACGCGAACCCGACATCGCAGTAGTTCGAGCCGAGCAAAATCTTGGGCTCGGGCAGACGATAACGGCCTTGCCGCTGCGCAACCACGCGCACGAACGGTTCATTCCCGTAGGCCTCGCGGTAAATCCGATAAAGGGTGCGCGCCTCGATGGGCTCGCGCGATCGGGCGTGACAGAGCACTTGCACGCCGCGCACGGCCTCCACCCCGGTCGCGGTCATATGCACACGAAGGCCCGTGCTCTGCGCCATCTCCGCCTCGTGGCGGTGACCGTGTGGCGCGAAGACGCGCATGGCGCCGCTCCGCTCGGCGTGGAGGTTCTGCTCGAGCGCCGTGGCGCCGGAGCCGCTGGAGCCGGTCTTGGCGTCGACGATGACGTCGGGCTCCAGGATGTCCGCGGCGGCCAGCGGGTGCAGCGCCAACATGCCCGCCATGGCCATGCACCCCGGCACGCTGATGCGATTCGCCGTCCGCAGCGCCTCGCGATGGCGCTCGGGCCAACCCGGTACGAAGGTGGTCGCCCATTCGAGGGGCCTTTGCGCTTTCGGGTAATAACCTTGGTGCAGCGCCTCGTCCGTGAGCCGGAAATCGGCGCTCAAATCGATGACGATCGCGGCGCTTTGCGCGATGTGCGGCGACCGAGACAGAAGCTCCGCGGAGCGCCCATGCTCCGTGGCCAGAAAAAGCACGTCGGAGGCCGGAATGTCGTCGGAGGGCGCAAATATCAGGTTGGTCGCGCCGCGGAGGTTGGGGTGCACCCCGTCGACGCGGTGCCCCGCGAAGGTGCGCGAGAGGGCCGCGCGCACGGTGACATTCGGGTGACCGAGCAGCAAACGCAGCACCTCGCCGCCCACGTACCCGGCCGCGCCCACCACGACGGCCGTCAGCATGACGCC contains these protein-coding regions:
- the argC gene encoding N-acetyl-gamma-glutamyl-phosphate reductase, giving the protein MLTAVVVGAAGYVGGEVLRLLLGHPNVTVRAALSRTFAGHRVDGVHPNLRGATNLIFAPSDDIPASDVLFLATEHGRSAELLSRSPHIAQSAAIVIDLSADFRLTDEALHQGYYPKAQRPLEWATTFVPGWPERHREALRTANRISVPGCMAMAGMLALHPLAAADILEPDVIVDAKTGSSGSGATALEQNLHAERSGAMRVFAPHGHRHEAEMAQSTGLRVHMTATGVEAVRGVQVLCHARSREPIEARTLYRIYREAYGNEPFVRVVAQRQGRYRLPEPKILLGSNYCDVGFALDPEGHRLTLIAALDNLMKGGAGNGIQCLNVRMGWSERLGLEFQGLHP
- a CDS encoding [LysW]-aminoadipate kinase; translated protein: MIDNRNLIVVKCGTGGVSHEAVADDIAALRRAQRSVVLVHGGADDIDELASRLGVEQRRMVAPDGVSSRYTDDATLDVMVLALAGRAKPRFVTALAARGVAAVGLTGLDAGLLAATRKRAHRAVVDGRTVIVRDDHSGRITRVNASLLHMLLAAGLVPVISPPAVAEDHRPVNVDADRVAAAIATALGAAHLVMLTASPGVLEDVEDESTRMARLTLGAEAEPASDGAPRVSGGMGLKLVAARAALLGEVPEVTIADGRVATPVLKALTGEGTRVFLSRSEEVA
- a CDS encoding M20/M25/M40 family metallo-hydrolase encodes the protein MEHASEVELLRCMLEIASPSGGEAELSAYLTRYARANGVSARQDEVGNFLATVGTGVGPTIVLMSHLDTSGRPLPARISHGLVFGRGAVDAKGPLGAMVSAALRLRDFPGTLVVAGVVEEETAESRGANHLVRTMPAPDAVIVGEPSGASTVVLGYKGQVALEYEVHKPATHPTNPREKAAEAAAGFWAAVRARFEARETPAFRETTMTLSRFEGDATDATLAIDCRIGPGCDTAALVDELRMLAQGAALRVRHRIPAVQVDRHDPVVRALTAAIRAHGGRPQHKLKTATSDMNTVAPHWRIPMATYGPGDSTLDHSDDEHIAVGEYRSGIEVLTAAIRQLAAELGARQDRTPDGRTPELGTAP